In Miniphocaeibacter halophilus, the following proteins share a genomic window:
- the tilS gene encoding tRNA lysidine(34) synthetase TilS, protein MGQRIINKPDLSGFLFLAMIINKVEDFIKEKNLILNGDKIVVGFSGGPDSVFLLYLLNNIRDKYNLEIVAVHINHLIREDDARRDEEFSREFASRLNIKFVSYKKDVISYAKEKGLSVEDAGRRIRYNVFNDEAKKLGPNAKIVVGHHKDDLVETIFLNFLRGSGSNGLIGIQEKNRNIIRPILCLEKSEIINFLKSNNISYVEDYTNLENDYRRNKIRNELIPYIKENFNPNITNTIRNMSNIIKDEQEFIEEYSNNLNLIKEVNNNICLNIEELKIQSRAIQRNLIIKAYEKINGNRKDLSFENIESILELIYKKNSSFEIKNYRIYNYNNNIIFSIKKKIKYKKIDYKINEKITFNDYIIKSEIVDNTGNLELNKNIAYFNTDILKGDLIIRSREIGDTIKLEGFTKKVKDIFIDKKINKYNRDLIPLIEFNNEILWIMGIRRSSLYKINKNMKKVVKISFERVING, encoded by the coding sequence ATGGGTCAAAGAATTATTAATAAACCGGATTTATCCGGTTTTCTTTTTTTAGCTATGATTATAAATAAAGTTGAAGATTTCATAAAAGAAAAAAACTTAATATTAAATGGAGATAAAATCGTAGTAGGTTTTTCAGGAGGTCCAGATTCTGTTTTTCTCTTGTATTTATTAAATAATATAAGGGATAAATATAATCTGGAAATTGTTGCTGTCCATATTAATCATTTAATTAGAGAAGATGATGCAAGAAGGGATGAGGAATTTTCCAGGGAATTTGCTAGTAGATTAAATATAAAATTTGTTTCCTATAAGAAGGATGTTATTTCCTATGCAAAGGAAAAAGGTTTATCTGTAGAAGATGCCGGGAGACGAATAAGATATAATGTATTTAATGATGAGGCAAAAAAATTAGGGCCTAATGCAAAAATAGTTGTTGGACATCATAAAGATGATTTAGTAGAAACTATATTTCTGAATTTTTTAAGGGGTTCAGGAAGTAATGGACTTATAGGTATACAAGAAAAAAACAGGAATATTATACGTCCAATTTTGTGTTTGGAAAAATCGGAAATTATTAATTTCCTAAAATCAAACAATATTTCCTATGTAGAGGATTATACTAATTTAGAAAATGATTATAGACGAAATAAAATACGAAATGAGTTAATACCATATATAAAAGAAAATTTTAATCCTAATATTACTAATACAATAAGGAATATGTCAAATATTATTAAGGATGAACAAGAATTTATTGAAGAATATAGCAATAATTTAAATTTAATAAAGGAAGTTAATAATAATATTTGTTTAAATATAGAAGAATTAAAAATTCAATCAAGGGCTATACAAAGAAATTTAATTATTAAGGCCTATGAGAAGATTAATGGAAATAGGAAAGATTTGTCCTTTGAGAATATAGAATCAATTTTAGAATTAATATATAAGAAAAATTCAAGTTTTGAAATAAAGAATTATAGAATATATAATTATAATAATAATATTATTTTTTCCATTAAAAAGAAAATTAAATATAAAAAAATAGATTATAAAATCAATGAAAAAATTACTTTTAATGATTATATTATTAAAAGCGAAATAGTAGATAATACTGGAAATTTAGAATTAAATAAAAATATTGCCTATTTTAATACGGACATTTTAAAGGGAGATTTAATTATACGAAGTAGAGAAATTGGTGATACAATAAAATTAGAGGGTTTTACAAAAAAAGTCAAAGATATATTTATTGACAAGAAAATTAATAAATATAATAGAGATTTAATTCCTTTAATTGAGTTTAATAATGAGATATTATGGATTATGGGAATTAGAAGAAGTAGTTTGTATAAAATTAATAAAAACATGAAAAAAGTTGTAAAAATTTCATTTGAGAGGGTAATAAATGGTTAA
- a CDS encoding bifunctional metallophosphatase/5'-nucleotidase — MKKLRKILFAIFLSIFIVSTNTYAQDKNSINIFFTHDIHDHVEDFNITENGKNLNIGGYERINEAIKKQLEEDKDSLILDAGDYSMGTLFQTIFSTENPSLRLLGEMGYDATTLGNHEFDFRTKGLADSLLVAKNSGDKLPELLSANIDFENYDNVDEKEVKNLKKAFNEYGVKEYIILDRKGYKIGIFGLMGNDSISNAPMAGVNFKDQIETAKKITNKLKDEEKVDLVICLSHSGTWEDKSKSEDEIMAKEVKDIDLIISGHTHTELLEPITVGKTIIVSSGEYGKKYGKIEITKNDKSWKIKNYDLIKLADKVENKELEEKIQYFKNKVQENYLNHFNLNFNEVLGKTNFSFISEDDLGKEHKEEPLANLITDSYIHAIKNIEGDNYKRIAASIVPYGTIRGSLTKGNITVSDVFNISSLGIGPDKISGYPLIEVYLTGKELKTTAEVDASIQPIMDVAQLYISGMNYSFNPNRLIFNKVDNLYLIDENGNKEEIKDDELYRVVTGLYTAQMLSIVKDQSFGLMSIVPKNKSGEEITDFEKYIIYDKDKKEVKEWYALAEYIKSFEKEDGIPTIPEEYSQPLGRKIVNNDKSFSAIFSNPNQIALGLYAIVLVIILIIIFLVRFILKRRKRKK, encoded by the coding sequence ATGAAAAAATTAAGAAAAATTTTATTTGCTATTTTTTTAAGTATTTTTATTGTATCCACTAACACTTATGCTCAAGATAAGAACAGTATAAATATTTTCTTTACTCATGATATTCACGACCATGTTGAAGATTTTAATATAACAGAAAATGGAAAAAATCTAAATATTGGAGGATATGAAAGAATAAATGAAGCAATAAAAAAACAGCTAGAAGAAGATAAAGATAGTCTAATTTTAGATGCCGGTGACTATTCTATGGGAACCTTGTTTCAAACAATCTTTAGTACAGAAAACCCTAGTTTAAGATTGCTTGGAGAAATGGGCTATGATGCAACAACATTAGGTAATCATGAATTTGATTTTAGAACTAAAGGTCTTGCTGACAGTCTACTAGTTGCAAAAAATAGCGGAGATAAATTACCCGAATTGCTTTCTGCTAATATTGACTTTGAAAACTACGACAATGTAGATGAAAAAGAAGTTAAAAACCTAAAAAAGGCCTTTAATGAATACGGTGTAAAAGAATATATAATATTGGATAGGAAAGGTTATAAAATAGGTATATTTGGCTTAATGGGCAATGATTCAATATCAAATGCTCCAATGGCCGGTGTTAATTTCAAAGACCAAATTGAAACAGCTAAAAAAATCACTAACAAATTAAAGGATGAAGAAAAAGTCGATTTAGTTATTTGCCTTTCCCATTCAGGTACATGGGAGGACAAAAGTAAATCTGAAGATGAAATAATGGCAAAAGAAGTTAAAGACATTGACTTAATAATTAGTGGTCATACCCATACAGAACTATTAGAACCTATAACAGTAGGAAAAACAATAATAGTTTCTTCCGGAGAATATGGAAAAAAATATGGAAAAATTGAAATTACCAAGAACGATAAATCTTGGAAAATAAAGAATTATGATTTAATAAAGCTAGCAGATAAGGTAGAAAATAAGGAATTAGAGGAAAAAATTCAATATTTTAAAAATAAAGTTCAAGAAAACTATCTTAATCACTTTAATTTAAACTTTAATGAAGTCCTTGGAAAAACAAATTTTTCTTTTATATCAGAAGATGATTTAGGAAAAGAACATAAGGAAGAGCCTTTAGCAAATTTAATAACCGACTCTTATATTCATGCCATTAAGAATATTGAAGGTGATAATTACAAGAGAATTGCTGCTTCGATTGTTCCCTATGGTACTATAAGAGGAAGTTTAACAAAAGGAAATATTACAGTTTCAGATGTATTTAATATAAGCTCTTTAGGAATAGGCCCAGACAAAATATCGGGTTATCCTTTAATTGAAGTTTACCTAACTGGAAAAGAATTAAAAACAACAGCAGAAGTTGACGCTTCAATTCAACCTATAATGGATGTTGCTCAACTTTATATTTCCGGCATGAACTATTCCTTTAATCCTAACAGACTTATTTTTAATAAAGTGGACAACCTTTATTTAATAGATGAAAATGGAAACAAAGAAGAAATAAAAGACGATGAACTCTATAGAGTAGTTACGGGACTTTACACTGCTCAAATGCTTTCAATAGTAAAAGACCAGTCCTTTGGACTAATGTCCATTGTCCCAAAAAATAAATCAGGAGAAGAAATAACGGATTTTGAAAAATATATTATCTACGATAAGGACAAAAAAGAAGTTAAAGAGTGGTACGCTTTAGCTGAATATATAAAATCCTTTGAAAAAGAAGATGGCATTCCTACAATACCGGAAGAATATTCCCAACCATTAGGCAGAAAAATAGTAAATAACGACAAAAGTTTTTCTGCAATATTCTCAAACCCAAATCAAATAGCCCTTGGCTTATATGCAATAGTTTTAGTAATTATTTTAATAATAATTTTTCTTGTAAGATTTATTTTAAAAAGACGTAAAAGGAAGAAATAA
- a CDS encoding FtsB family cell division protein, whose amino-acid sequence MERKTYKKEIRKRKQSNRRFVSFIVVLAIISSLYFTFTFIRQIGDYNRINKELDTLVSEKESLKDEIKELENTYKEVDTPEFVEKMAREKLGMVKSDEYIVKYKTKKSNE is encoded by the coding sequence ATGGAAAGAAAAACTTATAAAAAAGAAATAAGAAAAAGAAAACAAAGTAATAGAAGATTTGTAAGCTTTATAGTTGTTTTGGCAATTATTTCTTCTTTGTATTTTACTTTTACTTTTATTAGGCAAATAGGTGATTATAATAGAATAAATAAAGAACTGGATACTTTAGTAAGTGAAAAAGAATCCTTGAAAGATGAAATAAAAGAACTGGAAAATACCTATAAGGAAGTGGATACGCCTGAATTTGTGGAAAAGATGGCAAGGGAAAAACTAGGTATGGTTAAATCAGATGAATATATAGTAAAGTATAAAACAAAAAAATCAAATGAATAA
- a CDS encoding HAD-IA family hydrolase, which produces MIKGVIFDMDGVLINSEVYYFDAFIKMLEDDGKKVDIDNFKTIVGKSHEDSIAMLAEYYDGDFNESAFFEKFDRIYRGKDFNFKDLLFPYVAPLLEKLKSEGYKIALASSSLRDSIFRAIQESNIESYFEAISSGEDFEKSKPHPEIYLNTAKKLGLEPSECVAIEDSFYGIKSAKVAGMKVIARKDEDFDINQEAADFIVKDLITTPTILDIINKNKNGFEYKIYNYGSKLYLKNLFLRNEALKKVTNLNIFNIKLTDEKDDVHFGIFNKDEIVSSVTISEKEKNSIAQIKSVVVNEKYRNNGIGTSIMNSSEMLCKSLGYKKIYLKANESRLRFFKKLGYNFTSEGYILPLTNTIHFDMCKNI; this is translated from the coding sequence ATGATAAAAGGTGTTATTTTTGATATGGATGGTGTTTTAATAAATAGCGAGGTATATTATTTTGATGCTTTTATTAAAATGTTAGAAGATGATGGAAAGAAAGTAGACATTGATAATTTTAAAACCATTGTTGGAAAATCCCATGAAGATTCTATAGCCATGCTAGCAGAATATTATGATGGTGATTTTAATGAAAGTGCCTTTTTTGAAAAATTTGATCGTATTTACAGAGGAAAAGATTTTAATTTTAAGGATCTTTTATTTCCATATGTAGCACCATTATTAGAGAAATTAAAAAGCGAAGGATATAAAATTGCTTTAGCTTCTTCTTCATTAAGGGATTCTATATTTAGAGCTATACAGGAATCGAATATTGAAAGTTACTTCGAAGCTATATCAAGTGGTGAAGATTTTGAAAAATCCAAACCCCATCCTGAAATTTATTTAAATACTGCAAAAAAATTAGGACTGGAACCAAGTGAATGTGTAGCAATAGAGGATTCTTTTTATGGTATTAAGTCAGCAAAAGTAGCAGGAATGAAGGTAATTGCCAGAAAAGATGAAGATTTTGACATTAATCAGGAAGCGGCGGATTTTATAGTTAAGGATTTAATTACAACACCTACAATTTTAGATATTATAAATAAAAACAAGAACGGTTTTGAATATAAAATATATAATTATGGTTCTAAGCTATATTTAAAGAATTTGTTTTTAAGAAATGAAGCTTTAAAGAAGGTTACTAATTTAAATATATTTAATATTAAACTTACTGATGAAAAAGATGATGTTCATTTTGGCATCTTTAATAAGGATGAGATTGTTTCTTCTGTTACAATTTCAGAGAAGGAAAAAAACAGTATAGCTCAAATAAAATCTGTAGTAGTTAATGAAAAATACAGAAATAATGGTATAGGTACCAGTATAATGAATTCTTCAGAAATGTTATGTAAATCCTTAGGATATAAAAAAATTTATTTAAAGGCAAATGAAAGTAGACTTAGATTTTTTAAAAAGCTAGGCTATAATTTTACTTCTGAAGGTTATATATTACCATTAACAAATACAATACATTTTGATATGTGCAAAAATATTTAA
- the pyk gene encoding pyruvate kinase encodes MKKTKVVCTIGPASEDIETLKELMKLGMNVCRLNFSHGNHEEHLVRINNIKKARKELDLPIAIMLDTKGPEIRLGDFGVPQVQLAIGDKFTLTTKDVVGTKEMVSISYKELPKDVEIGGHILVDDGLVDLKIMEITDTDIVTEVQNHGILKSRKGVNVPNATINLPAITEKDKSDLIFAVEQELDFVAASFIRKAQDVIDIRKILEDNGGSNIQIISKIESQEGVDNLDEIIEASDGIMVARGDLGVEIKTEIMPIVQKEIIKKTSFAGKPVITATQMLDSMIRNPRPTRAEVTDVANAILDGTDAIMLSGETAAGNYPVEAVKVMSEIADSTEKSSEFIATTNNRMDWMDNFTTNAISRSTRALSVQLGASAIITATATGSTSKAISRIRPLVPIIATTFNRDVLRKLALTWGVYPIQSEICEGTDAVIDLSIMSAMEKGFVKEGDLIIITAGVPVGVGGTTNLIKVHTIGEILVKGQGIGKESITGKVVIGNTVEELENKFNDGDILISNCTDAEIISFVERAGAIVVEEGGLTSHAAIVGLHFKKSTIVGAKDATEILEDGQIITVDPISGLVYNGSARVL; translated from the coding sequence ATGAAAAAAACAAAAGTAGTTTGTACAATAGGACCAGCTTCAGAAGATATTGAAACTTTAAAAGAACTGATGAAATTAGGAATGAATGTTTGTAGACTAAATTTTTCTCATGGTAATCATGAAGAGCATTTAGTTAGAATAAACAATATAAAAAAAGCTAGAAAAGAATTGGATTTACCAATAGCTATAATGTTAGATACTAAAGGACCGGAAATAAGATTAGGTGACTTTGGTGTACCACAAGTTCAATTAGCTATAGGAGATAAATTTACATTAACTACAAAGGATGTTGTAGGTACAAAGGAAATGGTATCTATATCCTATAAAGAATTACCAAAAGATGTAGAAATTGGTGGACATATTTTAGTAGATGATGGTTTAGTAGACCTAAAAATAATGGAAATAACAGACACCGACATAGTAACTGAAGTGCAAAATCATGGTATTTTAAAAAGTAGAAAGGGAGTAAATGTTCCAAATGCTACTATTAATTTACCTGCAATAACAGAAAAGGATAAATCCGATTTAATATTTGCAGTTGAACAAGAACTTGACTTTGTAGCTGCAAGTTTCATAAGAAAAGCACAGGATGTTATAGATATAAGAAAAATCTTAGAAGACAATGGCGGTTCAAATATTCAAATTATTTCAAAAATAGAATCACAAGAAGGTGTAGATAATTTAGATGAAATAATAGAAGCGTCAGATGGTATTATGGTAGCACGTGGGGACTTAGGCGTAGAGATTAAAACAGAAATAATGCCAATAGTTCAAAAAGAAATAATTAAAAAGACAAGTTTTGCAGGAAAACCTGTAATAACAGCTACACAAATGTTAGACTCAATGATAAGAAATCCAAGACCAACAAGAGCAGAAGTAACAGACGTAGCAAATGCAATACTAGATGGTACAGATGCTATAATGCTTTCAGGAGAAACAGCAGCAGGAAACTACCCAGTAGAAGCAGTTAAAGTAATGAGTGAAATAGCGGATTCAACAGAAAAATCTAGTGAATTTATAGCAACAACCAACAATAGAATGGATTGGATGGACAACTTTACAACTAATGCTATTAGTAGGTCAACAAGAGCCTTATCAGTACAATTAGGAGCTTCTGCAATAATCACTGCAACAGCAACAGGTTCAACATCTAAAGCAATTTCCAGAATAAGACCCTTAGTTCCAATTATAGCTACAACCTTTAATAGAGATGTCTTAAGAAAATTAGCCTTGACTTGGGGAGTTTACCCAATTCAATCTGAAATTTGCGAAGGTACCGATGCTGTAATTGACCTGTCCATAATGTCAGCAATGGAAAAGGGCTTTGTCAAAGAAGGGGATTTAATTATAATAACAGCAGGGGTTCCAGTAGGAGTTGGTGGAACTACTAACCTAATAAAAGTTCATACAATTGGAGAAATCCTAGTAAAAGGACAGGGAATTGGTAAAGAATCAATAACTGGAAAAGTAGTAATAGGAAACACAGTTGAAGAACTTGAAAACAAGTTTAACGATGGCGATATTTTAATTTCAAATTGTACAGATGCTGAAATAATCAGTTTTGTAGAAAGAGCAGGAGCAATAGTAGTAGAAGAAGGTGGACTTACTTCTCATGCAGCTATTGTAGGACTACATTTCAAAAAATCTACAATAGTTGGTGCAAAAGATGCAACAGAAATCTTAGAAGATGGACAAATAATTACAGTAGACCCTATTTCTGGATTAGTATATAATGGTTCTGCAAGAGTATTATAA
- a CDS encoding TDT family transporter, whose amino-acid sequence MLKKMPTVISGLMLALAALGNLLQSYSENIRLLFGFLSLIIFVLLTLKIIFNFKDFKEEMNNPIVASVIPTYSMTIMLLSGYLKGFVGNTANIFWYFGVFLHIFFIIYFTVKFVFKFELKNVFASWFIVYVGIVVASVTGKAFNEQIGKIAFVFGLISYIILLFIVLKRIKNIEIPEPALPTKIILAAPGSLCLAGYMSIYDNKNIYLTIGLLILSQIIYFCILFLLTKMLKLKFYPSYSAFTFPLVISAIALKLSVGFLINQGFNLGILKYLVIFETTIATLIVLYVLFRYINFIFKTKKHRLKNSP is encoded by the coding sequence ATGCTTAAGAAAATGCCAACGGTTATTTCAGGTCTTATGTTGGCTTTAGCTGCTTTAGGAAATCTACTACAAAGTTATAGTGAAAATATAAGATTGTTATTTGGATTTTTATCGTTAATAATTTTTGTTTTATTAACTTTAAAAATAATTTTTAATTTTAAAGATTTTAAAGAAGAAATGAATAATCCAATAGTTGCTTCTGTTATTCCTACCTATAGTATGACAATAATGTTATTGTCGGGATATTTAAAGGGGTTTGTTGGAAATACTGCTAATATCTTTTGGTATTTTGGAGTATTTTTACATATTTTCTTCATTATTTATTTCACTGTTAAATTTGTTTTTAAATTTGAATTAAAGAATGTATTTGCATCTTGGTTTATTGTTTATGTGGGAATTGTAGTTGCATCTGTAACGGGCAAGGCTTTTAATGAGCAAATCGGTAAAATTGCATTTGTTTTTGGCTTAATTTCCTATATTATTTTGTTGTTTATAGTTTTAAAAAGAATAAAAAATATAGAAATTCCAGAGCCAGCACTTCCAACAAAGATTATTTTAGCAGCACCAGGTTCTTTATGTTTAGCAGGCTACATGAGTATTTATGATAATAAAAATATTTATTTAACAATTGGGTTATTGATTTTATCTCAAATTATATATTTTTGTATATTATTTTTACTTACTAAAATGTTAAAGCTGAAGTTTTATCCTAGTTATTCTGCTTTTACCTTCCCATTGGTAATTTCTGCTATTGCCTTAAAACTTTCTGTTGGATTTCTTATTAATCAGGGATTTAATTTAGGAATTCTAAAATACTTAGTTATTTTTGAAACTACAATAGCAACTTTAATTGTTTTGTATGTATTATTCAGATATATTAATTTTATATTTAAAACAAAAAAGCATAGACTAAAAAATTCTCCGTAA
- the hpt gene encoding hypoxanthine phosphoribosyltransferase yields MVKKVEIYKEILVSEEELDKRLDELAEEITESYKNSEKELLVVGILRGAVIFMTNLVTRMDLDLTMDFMAVSSYGGSSVSSGVVRILKDLEEGIKDKDVLIVEDIIDTGLTLDYLIRNLKDRGANSIKIATLLDKPNRRKVNVDVDFVGFKIPDEFVVGYGLDYNQKYRNLPFIAALKEEVYS; encoded by the coding sequence ATGGTTAAGAAGGTAGAAATTTATAAAGAAATTTTAGTATCAGAAGAAGAACTGGATAAAAGATTAGATGAACTAGCAGAAGAAATTACCGAAAGTTACAAGAATTCGGAAAAAGAATTATTAGTTGTAGGTATTTTAAGAGGGGCAGTAATCTTTATGACTAATCTTGTAACCAGAATGGATTTAGATTTAACTATGGATTTTATGGCTGTTTCCAGTTACGGAGGTTCATCGGTTTCTTCAGGAGTAGTAAGAATACTAAAGGATTTAGAAGAAGGAATAAAGGATAAGGATGTTTTAATAGTCGAAGATATTATCGATACAGGATTAACACTAGACTATTTAATTAGAAATTTAAAAGATAGAGGTGCAAATTCTATAAAAATTGCTACATTGTTAGATAAGCCTAATAGGAGAAAAGTAAATGTAGATGTTGATTTTGTAGGATTCAAAATTCCTGACGAATTTGTTGTAGGATATGGATTAGACTATAATCAAAAATATAGAAATTTACCATTTATTGCTGCTCTAAAAGAAGAAGTTTATTCTTAA
- a CDS encoding C-GCAxxG-C-C family protein: protein MSITKEEYLKQVREEAEGYFQRGEFFCSEAVLQVINDALGKLYPDEVVKLASGFPIGLGKAQCLCGAVSGGEMALGMVYGRVHGQAMDPVMFDKAKELHDFIRKEYKSLCCRVITREWAGDNFQSPERKAHCVEITGKVAEWVAEQLIEDGKLTIGGEKHA, encoded by the coding sequence ATGAGTATTACAAAAGAAGAATATTTAAAACAAGTAAGAGAAGAAGCAGAAGGCTACTTCCAAAGGGGAGAGTTCTTTTGTTCGGAGGCTGTTTTACAAGTAATTAATGATGCATTAGGAAAATTATATCCTGATGAAGTTGTAAAATTAGCATCTGGTTTTCCAATTGGTTTAGGAAAAGCCCAATGTTTATGTGGAGCTGTGTCCGGTGGAGAAATGGCACTTGGTATGGTTTATGGTAGAGTACATGGTCAAGCAATGGATCCTGTTATGTTTGATAAGGCTAAGGAACTACACGATTTTATAAGAAAAGAATACAAATCTTTATGTTGCCGTGTAATTACTAGAGAATGGGCAGGAGACAATTTCCAATCTCCAGAAAGAAAGGCTCATTGTGTTGAAATAACAGGAAAAGTAGCAGAATGGGTAGCAGAACAACTTATAGAAGATGGTAAGTTAACTATAGGTGGCGAAAAGCATGCTTAA
- the rpiB gene encoding ribose 5-phosphate isomerase B: MKIAIGSDHGGYELKPVLIDYVKELGHEIVDFGVSAGKKANYPVYGIKVAEAVASGEYDAGIVICGTGIGISIAANKVKGIRCACANEVFSAKMAKEHNNANVLALGARVIGEEVAKMAVYEWLNAEFQGGRHSERIQIITDYENK, from the coding sequence ATGAAAATAGCAATAGGAAGTGATCATGGAGGTTATGAATTAAAACCTGTACTAATTGATTATGTAAAAGAATTAGGCCATGAAATTGTAGATTTTGGAGTATCTGCAGGAAAGAAAGCCAATTATCCTGTTTATGGAATAAAAGTTGCAGAAGCCGTTGCCAGTGGTGAATATGATGCAGGTATTGTAATTTGTGGAACGGGAATAGGAATTTCCATAGCTGCAAATAAAGTGAAGGGTATTAGATGTGCCTGTGCCAATGAAGTTTTTTCAGCCAAGATGGCAAAAGAGCACAATAATGCTAATGTACTTGCATTAGGAGCTAGGGTAATAGGTGAAGAAGTAGCAAAAATGGCTGTTTATGAATGGCTAAATGCAGAGTTCCAAGGTGGAAGACATTCTGAAAGAATACAAATAATAACAGATTATGAAAATAAATAA
- the pfkA gene encoding 6-phosphofructokinase has product MKTIGILTSGGDAPGMNAAIRAVTRTAIFNGIRIMGIRFGYDGLINGNIYEMNVSSVADIIQRGGTILGSARSSEFITERGQKKAYNILQDFGIDGLVVLGGDGSYRGAEVLSNMGIKTIGIPCTIDNDMGYTDSTIGFYTAIDTVSEAISKLRDTSSSHGRANIVEVMGRHCGDIALYSGVASGAESIIIPERELDMEAITSKIKRGRKRGKLHHIIVLAEGVGKPYELKEDIKRITGVDTKVTILGHVQRGGSPCPYDRLLASEMGNKAVQLLIEGQSGLALATINGKIVPVPIKEAVETKRELNQELYDMAGEISI; this is encoded by the coding sequence ATGAAAACAATAGGTATTCTAACAAGTGGTGGAGATGCACCTGGAATGAATGCTGCAATTAGAGCAGTAACTAGGACAGCAATATTCAATGGAATTAGAATAATGGGTATAAGATTTGGTTATGACGGCTTAATAAATGGAAACATATATGAAATGAATGTTTCCTCTGTTGCAGATATAATCCAAAGAGGTGGAACTATTCTTGGTTCAGCAAGAAGTTCTGAATTTATTACAGAAAGAGGACAGAAAAAAGCATATAATATTTTACAGGACTTTGGAATAGATGGTCTTGTAGTTTTAGGTGGAGATGGTTCCTATAGGGGAGCTGAAGTTTTAAGTAATATGGGAATTAAAACAATAGGAATTCCTTGTACTATTGACAACGATATGGGTTATACAGACTCAACTATTGGATTTTATACTGCAATAGACACGGTTTCTGAAGCAATTAGTAAATTAAGAGATACTTCATCATCCCATGGAAGAGCTAATATTGTAGAGGTAATGGGAAGACATTGTGGCGATATTGCACTTTATTCAGGAGTTGCCAGTGGTGCAGAAAGTATTATTATTCCAGAACGTGAATTAGATATGGAGGCCATTACAAGTAAAATCAAAAGAGGTAGAAAAAGAGGTAAGCTACATCATATTATCGTATTAGCAGAAGGTGTAGGTAAACCATATGAATTAAAAGAAGATATAAAAAGAATTACAGGAGTCGATACAAAAGTTACTATTTTAGGTCATGTTCAAAGAGGGGGAAGTCCATGTCCATACGATAGACTTTTAGCATCTGAAATGGGAAACAAAGCTGTTCAACTTTTAATAGAAGGACAATCAGGATTAGCATTAGCTACAATAAATGGAAAAATAGTTCCTGTACCAATAAAGGAAGCAGTTGAAACAAAAAGGGAATTAAATCAAGAATTATACGATATGGCAGGGGAAATATCCATATAG
- a CDS encoding RNA-binding S4 domain-containing protein, whose product MRIDKFLKNSRIIKRRTVAKEACDGGRVSINNKVAKSGDTVKVGDIIEIRFGTGELKVEVKEIIDNPKKNQASEMIEKVE is encoded by the coding sequence ATGAGAATTGATAAATTTTTAAAAAATTCAAGAATAATAAAAAGAAGGACTGTTGCTAAAGAGGCTTGTGATGGTGGAAGGGTTTCTATTAATAACAAGGTAGCTAAATCCGGCGATACAGTAAAAGTAGGCGATATTATCGAAATAAGATTTGGTACTGGAGAGTTAAAGGTAGAAGTTAAAGAGATAATAGACAATCCTAAAAAAAACCAAGCATCTGAAATGATTGAAAAGGTAGAATAA
- a CDS encoding S1 RNA-binding domain-containing protein produces the protein MSISVGDIVEGKVTGITKFGAFVTLEDGSNGLVHISEISNEYVEKVEDFIKKDDKVKVKVLSTKDGKISLSMKTTSKKVKQPEEFKKNVENSENDEMSFEDKISKFLKDSNERYVEIRTRENKRKRNGSKNY, from the coding sequence ATGTCGATTTCAGTAGGAGATATAGTTGAAGGAAAGGTAACAGGAATTACAAAATTTGGAGCTTTTGTTACTTTGGAAGATGGTAGTAATGGTTTAGTACATATTTCTGAGATATCTAATGAATATGTTGAAAAGGTTGAGGATTTTATTAAGAAAGATGATAAGGTGAAAGTTAAAGTGCTTTCTACAAAGGACGGCAAAATAAGTTTGTCTATGAAAACAACATCTAAGAAGGTAAAGCAACCTGAGGAATTTAAAAAGAATGTGGAAAACTCAGAAAATGACGAAATGTCTTTTGAGGATAAAATCTCTAAGTTTTTGAAGGATAGTAATGAACGTTACGTAGAAATAAGAACTAGAGAGAATAAAAGAAAGCGTAATGGGTCAAAGAATTATTAA